From Brochothrix thermosphacta DSM 20171 = FSL F6-1036, a single genomic window includes:
- a CDS encoding class D sortase has product MKKIISIIIIVAGLIFVGIAASEYFSGKKQVEVALADAEKIVDKSKQKSLTADTFSYEIGDVIGLLKIPSLDETLPIIEGTDYEMLDRGVGHYETTKLPGQKKQILFSGHRNTVFTKLGDLKQGDRFVVEMPYGNYEYELKSTEIVDANDLSVIRDMDEELLTLSTCYPFSFIGDAPDRYIVYATPIVKS; this is encoded by the coding sequence ATGAAGAAAATAATTAGTATTATTATAATTGTGGCAGGTTTAATTTTTGTAGGTATTGCAGCTAGTGAGTATTTTTCGGGTAAAAAACAAGTTGAAGTAGCTCTAGCAGATGCTGAAAAAATTGTTGATAAATCAAAACAAAAAAGCTTAACAGCAGATACATTTTCGTATGAGATTGGTGATGTCATTGGCTTGTTAAAAATTCCTAGTTTAGATGAGACTTTACCAATTATTGAAGGCACTGATTATGAAATGTTGGATAGAGGAGTAGGTCACTATGAAACGACTAAACTGCCTGGCCAAAAAAAACAAATATTGTTCTCAGGACATAGAAATACCGTTTTTACTAAGTTAGGTGATTTAAAACAAGGTGATCGTTTTGTAGTTGAGATGCCTTATGGCAACTATGAGTATGAACTTAAATCTACTGAAATAGTAGATGCAAATGATCTATCCGTTATTCGTGATATGGATGAAGAGCTGTTGACATTGAGCACGTGTTATCCCTTTTCATTTATTGGGGATGCTCCTGACCGTTATATTGTTTACGCGACACCAATAGTTAAAAGCTAA
- a CDS encoding adhesive domain-containing protein, with protein MKKAKQFDFKKRLETKRKIKLKHVATALLSLGLITYPLTIEFGEKLSFDYHSVDAASLAEVNLLSNTTVTSSAVAGQENTYNLSMQGTALANLEVLGPDRVALFKVNLEDIPEQLRDQVEITADGAHVRVELLPVTMQDLPVLSGVIGGLTGTITSTVATVTKTVDALLDNALLSPFVQVKGVDELSGALAALNNIDSALSQLLAYDADVPVTVGPNGELIVDFTDGIGQHLEGAINDVVIQTLQNVVTALNGIELKLLPGAENVPLLGSLVRTLNATINTTLGVVTTTAGEVTNVINRIANGGIDLATDLASAQVLGAVKIDVNNVKIKTPEAPTNSGLGGTYPVSVSGAAVGTKVIDLQLLASLEDATSVDIVIQPAIDEGDADADADADADADADADADADADADADADADADADADADADADADADADADADADADADADADADADADADADADADADADADADADADADADADADADADADADADADADADADADADADADADADADADADADADADADADADADADADADADADADADADADADADADADADADADADADADADADADADADADADADADADADADADADADADADADADADADADADADADADADADADADADADADADADADADADADADADADADADADADADADADADADADADADADADADADADADADADADADADADADADGNGSGVIDLGLGGSDGSNGPGGTNGLGGTNVGTTGNSTGGINTDNGISAGPSSITTGQALPNTATNTFNKGLAGMAAVFAGLAGLVFGRRNRNKEETK; from the coding sequence TTGAAAAAAGCGAAGCAATTTGATTTCAAGAAAAGATTAGAGACCAAACGTAAGATTAAACTTAAGCATGTTGCAACTGCACTGCTTTCATTAGGACTAATTACATATCCACTAACTATTGAATTTGGTGAAAAGTTATCATTCGATTATCATTCAGTAGATGCAGCTTCATTAGCAGAAGTTAACCTACTATCAAATACAACAGTTACTTCAAGTGCTGTTGCGGGACAAGAAAATACATATAACCTTTCAATGCAAGGTACAGCGTTAGCAAATCTGGAAGTATTGGGGCCAGATCGCGTTGCATTGTTTAAAGTTAATTTAGAAGATATACCAGAACAATTAAGAGACCAAGTTGAAATCACAGCCGATGGTGCTCATGTTCGCGTTGAATTATTACCAGTTACAATGCAAGATTTACCTGTTTTATCAGGTGTAATCGGTGGACTTACTGGCACAATTACATCGACAGTAGCAACTGTTACAAAGACAGTTGATGCCTTATTGGATAACGCGTTACTTAGTCCTTTTGTGCAAGTTAAAGGTGTAGACGAATTATCTGGAGCATTGGCAGCTTTGAATAATATCGATTCTGCATTGAGTCAATTACTTGCTTACGATGCAGATGTTCCAGTAACAGTAGGTCCTAATGGCGAATTAATTGTCGATTTTACTGATGGTATTGGTCAGCATTTAGAAGGTGCAATTAATGATGTTGTTATCCAAACATTACAAAACGTAGTAACGGCACTTAATGGTATCGAGCTGAAGTTACTTCCTGGAGCAGAAAATGTACCGCTTCTTGGTTCGTTGGTTAGAACATTAAATGCAACTATTAATACGACATTGGGTGTTGTAACGACGACTGCAGGTGAAGTTACAAACGTAATTAATCGAATTGCTAACGGTGGCATTGATTTAGCAACTGATTTAGCAAGTGCGCAAGTTTTAGGCGCAGTGAAGATTGATGTTAATAATGTCAAAATAAAAACACCAGAAGCACCAACGAACTCTGGGCTGGGTGGAACCTATCCAGTTTCAGTGTCAGGTGCTGCGGTTGGAACAAAAGTTATTGATCTTCAATTACTTGCTTCATTGGAAGATGCAACTTCTGTTGACATAGTTATCCAACCAGCAATCGATGAAGGTGATGCGGATGCTGATGCCGATGCCGATGCCGATGCCGATGCTGATGCCGATGCCGATGCGGATGCCGATGCTGATGCCGATGCTGATGCCGATGCTGATGCGGATGCGGATGCCGATGCTGATGCGGATGCGGATGCCGATGCTGATGCGGATGCCGATGCTGATGCGGATGCCGATGCTGATGCGGATGCTGATGCGGATGCCGATGCAGATGCCGATGCAGATGCCGATGCTGATGCCGATGCGGATGCTGATGCTGATGCCGATGCGGATGCGGATGCGGATGCCGATGCCGACGCTGATGCTGATGCTGATGCCGATGCTGATGCTGATGCTGATGCTGATGCTGATGCCGATGCCGATGCGGATGCCGATGCTGATGCTGATGCGGATGCTGATGCCGATGCTGATGCGGATGCTGATGCCGATGCTGATGCTGATGCGGATGCGGATGCTGATGCTGATGCCGATGCCGATGCTGATGCCGATGCGGATGCTGATGCTGATGCCGATGCCGATGCCGATGCGGATGCTGATGCGGATGCTGATGCCGATGCGGATGCCGATGCTGATGCTGATGCGGATGCTGATGCGGATGCCGATGCGGATGCCGATGCGGATGCCGATGCGGATGCAGATGCCGATGCTGATGCTGATGCGGATGCCGATGCCGATGCGGATGCCGATGCGGATGCAGATGCCGATGCTGATGCTGATGCCGATGCTGATGCAGATGCCGATGCAGATGCCGATGCGGATGCTGATGCGGATGCAGATGCTGATGCTGACGCCGATGCGGATGCGGATGCTGATGCGGATGCCGATGCGGATGCCGATGCGGATGCCGATGCGGATGCCGATGCGGATGCTGATGCGGATGCCGATGCTGACGCCGATGCCGATGCTGATGCCGATGCGGATGCGGATGCGGATGCGGATGCTGATGCCGATGCCGATGCCGACGGTAACGGTTCTGGTGTAATTGATTTAGGTCTGGGTGGTTCTGATGGTTCAAATGGGCCTGGTGGAACAAATGGCCTTGGTGGAACAAATGTTGGTACGACAGGTAACAGTACAGGAGGTATCAATACTGATAATGGAATCAGTGCAGGTCCTTCAAGTATCACTACAGGACAAGCATTACCAAATACGGCAACAAATACATTCAATAAAGGTCTAGCTGGAATGGCAGCAGTATTTGCTGGTTTAGCAGGGTTGGTATTTGGTCGACGTAACCGTAACAAAGAGGAAACAAAATAA
- the gntK gene encoding gluconokinase yields the protein MTALDLVIGMDIGTTSTKGVLYDTDGTVIATSDKLYSLIQDQPDKAEQNPDEILTAVVSVISNIVRDAGVNRRRIAGVSFSSAMHSLILLDKEEQLVTQSITWADNRAHRWTQHIKDELNGIEIYKRTGTPLHPMSPLSKLLWLKNDEPALYKKARYFIGIKEYIFLRLFKRRIVDMSIASATGMYNIHTLDWDEGVLDLLEIDASYLSEVVETNVSITGLDKEYAHVMGLPVSMPFFIGASDGVLSNLGVNAIDGKTLALTIGTSGAVRMVVNEPRVDPKGRTFCYALTKDRWVIGGAVNNGGIVFRWVRDQLYPSDTLTNSENYNLLTEKASQIAAGSNGLIFHPFLGGERAPLWDADAKGTFIGLTHRHTRDHMIRAALEGIVFNLYSVLLVLEEIAPLPKRIHATGGFARSSLWRQLLADIFEQEVVIPESFESSCLGAAVLAMEELDLVNSLESVSSMVGVTHTHIPNKAHFEAYRELFPIFIRTTRLLQTEFATLADFQRKYTL from the coding sequence ATGACAGCGTTAGATTTAGTAATCGGTATGGACATCGGTACAACAAGTACAAAAGGTGTGCTTTATGATACAGATGGTACAGTGATAGCCACATCAGATAAATTATATTCATTAATTCAAGATCAACCAGATAAAGCAGAGCAAAATCCTGATGAAATTTTAACTGCAGTTGTAAGCGTTATCTCAAATATTGTTCGTGACGCTGGTGTAAATAGAAGACGAATTGCAGGCGTTTCATTCTCAAGTGCAATGCATAGCTTGATTTTATTAGATAAAGAAGAACAATTAGTGACACAATCAATTACATGGGCTGATAATCGAGCGCATCGTTGGACACAACATATTAAAGATGAACTAAACGGGATAGAAATATACAAACGAACAGGGACACCTTTACATCCGATGTCGCCTCTAAGTAAGTTATTATGGTTGAAAAACGATGAACCAGCTCTATATAAAAAAGCGCGTTATTTTATCGGGATTAAAGAATACATTTTTTTGAGATTATTTAAACGTCGTATAGTTGATATGTCAATTGCATCAGCAACAGGAATGTACAACATTCATACGTTAGATTGGGATGAAGGTGTACTTGATTTATTAGAAATAGATGCTAGCTATTTGTCAGAGGTCGTTGAAACAAATGTTTCAATTACCGGGCTAGATAAGGAATATGCGCATGTCATGGGCTTACCTGTATCAATGCCATTTTTTATAGGTGCTAGCGATGGAGTGTTATCTAATCTTGGCGTTAATGCGATTGACGGCAAAACATTAGCCCTAACAATAGGTACAAGTGGTGCTGTACGAATGGTTGTTAATGAACCACGTGTTGATCCGAAAGGACGTACTTTCTGTTACGCATTAACAAAAGATCGATGGGTAATTGGCGGTGCTGTAAACAATGGTGGGATTGTATTTCGTTGGGTGCGCGATCAGCTCTATCCATCAGACACATTAACAAATAGTGAAAATTACAATCTTTTAACTGAAAAAGCAAGTCAAATTGCGGCAGGGTCAAATGGTTTAATCTTTCATCCGTTTTTAGGCGGTGAACGTGCACCATTATGGGATGCTGATGCAAAAGGGACATTTATTGGTTTAACACATAGACATACACGTGATCACATGATTAGAGCGGCACTTGAAGGGATTGTTTTTAATTTATACAGTGTGCTACTAGTATTAGAAGAAATTGCACCATTACCTAAACGTATTCATGCAACGGGAGGTTTCGCTCGTTCTAGTTTATGGCGTCAGTTGCTCGCTGATATTTTTGAACAAGAGGTGGTTATCCCTGAAAGCTTTGAAAGTTCGTGTTTAGGAGCAGCAGTGCTCGCAATGGAAGAACTGGATTTAGTCAATTCATTAGAATCGGTATCGTCTATGGTTGGTGTGACACATACTCATATTCCAAATAAGGCACATTTCGAGGCTTACCGTGAACTTTTTCCTATCTTTATTCGAACAACACGATTATTACAAACAGAATTTGCAACATTAGCTGATTTTCAACGTAAATATACATTATAG
- a CDS encoding gluconate:H+ symporter has protein sequence MELVIVGIGIIVLLLLIIQFKLNTFVSLVIVAIGVGIALGIPMNKIIGVVEAGIGSQLGHLALVFGFGAVLGKLVADSGGAYRISVTLINKFGRKKIQIAVLIASFIIGIALFFEVGLVLLIPIIFTIASELGISILYLGIPMAAALSVTHGFLPPHPAPTAIALIYKANIGMVLLYGMIIAIPTALIAGPLYTKFAKKIVPDAFARTGNIAALGEQKKFELKETPGFGISTLTALFPVILMAIATVYELLKESLTFSSNIKVDEAIAFIGTPGMAMLLSLLFAIYSMGIARKIPMKELMNSMSKAIQQIAMMLLIIGGGGAFKQVLVEGGVGEYVAKMFTDLSLSPIILAWLFAAVLRICLGSATVAALTAAGLVVPLMAATGTNPALMVIATGAGSLIASHVNDAGFWMFKEYFNLSIKETFATWTALETVISIVGLGGALALNLIV, from the coding sequence ATGGAGTTAGTTATTGTCGGAATCGGGATTATCGTTTTATTATTACTCATTATTCAATTTAAACTGAACACATTTGTATCATTAGTGATAGTAGCAATAGGTGTAGGGATTGCATTAGGTATTCCTATGAATAAAATTATTGGTGTGGTTGAAGCAGGGATCGGTAGTCAATTAGGTCATTTAGCCCTTGTATTTGGTTTTGGAGCCGTACTTGGTAAGCTAGTGGCAGATTCAGGTGGCGCTTATCGTATATCGGTTACTTTAATTAATAAATTTGGGCGTAAAAAAATACAAATTGCTGTTCTCATTGCCTCATTCATTATTGGTATTGCACTCTTCTTTGAAGTAGGTTTAGTACTTTTAATTCCAATTATTTTTACAATTGCAAGTGAATTGGGGATTTCGATTTTATATTTAGGGATTCCAATGGCGGCAGCTTTATCTGTAACACATGGATTTTTACCTCCACATCCAGCACCAACAGCGATTGCGTTAATTTACAAAGCAAATATTGGTATGGTACTTTTATACGGCATGATTATTGCGATTCCAACCGCTTTAATTGCAGGGCCACTTTATACTAAATTCGCAAAAAAAATTGTACCAGATGCATTTGCTCGAACAGGTAACATTGCTGCTTTAGGCGAACAAAAAAAATTCGAACTTAAAGAAACACCGGGATTTGGTATAAGTACATTAACTGCGTTATTTCCAGTTATTTTAATGGCTATTGCAACGGTCTACGAGTTACTTAAAGAGTCACTAACTTTCAGTAGTAATATTAAAGTAGATGAAGCGATTGCTTTCATCGGTACACCAGGTATGGCAATGTTGTTATCCTTGTTATTCGCGATTTATAGCATGGGAATTGCCCGTAAGATTCCGATGAAAGAGCTTATGAATTCAATGTCAAAAGCAATTCAACAAATTGCAATGATGTTACTTATTATCGGTGGTGGTGGTGCTTTTAAACAAGTACTTGTAGAGGGTGGCGTTGGTGAATACGTTGCTAAAATGTTTACAGATTTAAGTTTATCACCAATTATTTTAGCATGGTTGTTTGCAGCTGTTTTACGTATTTGTCTAGGATCAGCAACTGTTGCGGCTTTAACAGCAGCAGGATTGGTAGTTCCATTGATGGCAGCTACTGGAACAAATCCAGCCTTAATGGTTATTGCAACTGGAGCGGGAAGCTTAATTGCTTCACATGTTAATGATGCAGGTTTCTGGATGTTTAAAGAGTACTTTAATCTGTCAATTAAAGAGACGTTTGCAACTTGGACAGCTCTGGAAACTGTGATTTCAATTGTAGGATTAGGTGGCGCATTGGCACTTAATTTAATTGTATGA
- a CDS encoding sucrose-specific PTS transporter subunit IIBC, which translates to MKHKEVAQRIAQAIGKDNLLGAAHCATRLRLVIKDTSKIDQVALDEDVDLKGTFEANGQYQIIVGPGDVNDVYAELVKITGVGEADKDELKKMTTQGKKENPIMALIKVLSDIFVPLIPALVAGGLLMALNNVLTGVGLFGPKSVVEMFPGIKGAAEIINMMASAPFAFLPILIGISATKRFGGNPYLGAAAGMMMVMPSLVNGYGVAEAVATGTMPHWDLFGLQVAQAGYQGQVLPVIAVAWILATLEKFFHKKLANAIDFTFTPMLAIIITGFLTFIVVGPVLRVVSDAVTDGIVWLYATTGGIGSGIFGFFYSAIVLTGLHQSFPAIETTLLADMAKTGGSFIFPIAAMANVAQGAATFAIFFITKNKKQKALASSAGFSAMLGITEPAMFGVNLKLKFPFFIGLIAAGIASAVIGFLHVLAVSMGPAGVIGFIAIKPSSIPAFMLGIAISFIIAFTTTYFYGRKKMVEENITSAEEA; encoded by the coding sequence ATGAAGCATAAAGAAGTAGCCCAACGAATAGCCCAAGCGATTGGAAAAGATAATCTATTAGGAGCCGCACATTGCGCCACACGATTACGTTTAGTCATCAAAGATACTTCTAAAATTGATCAAGTGGCACTGGATGAGGATGTTGATTTAAAAGGGACGTTTGAAGCAAACGGTCAATATCAAATTATCGTGGGTCCTGGTGATGTTAATGATGTTTATGCTGAACTTGTTAAAATTACAGGTGTTGGTGAAGCAGATAAAGATGAATTGAAAAAAATGACAACTCAAGGTAAAAAAGAGAACCCGATTATGGCATTGATTAAAGTCTTATCAGATATATTTGTGCCGCTCATTCCTGCATTGGTTGCGGGTGGTCTCTTAATGGCCTTGAATAATGTTTTAACAGGCGTCGGTTTATTTGGTCCCAAATCAGTTGTGGAGATGTTCCCTGGCATTAAAGGCGCAGCAGAAATTATCAACATGATGGCATCGGCACCTTTTGCTTTTTTACCTATTTTAATTGGTATATCAGCTACAAAACGTTTTGGAGGAAACCCTTATCTTGGAGCAGCAGCTGGTATGATGATGGTGATGCCTTCGCTCGTTAATGGTTATGGCGTAGCTGAAGCTGTTGCAACAGGAACAATGCCACATTGGGATCTCTTTGGTCTTCAAGTTGCACAAGCTGGTTATCAAGGACAGGTTTTACCAGTCATCGCTGTTGCTTGGATTCTAGCGACATTGGAAAAATTCTTCCATAAAAAATTAGCCAATGCGATTGATTTTACTTTTACACCGATGTTAGCAATTATTATCACTGGTTTCTTAACATTTATTGTGGTTGGGCCAGTCTTGCGAGTTGTATCTGATGCCGTTACTGATGGTATCGTATGGTTATATGCAACAACAGGAGGGATTGGTTCAGGAATCTTCGGTTTCTTCTATTCTGCGATTGTTTTAACAGGTCTACATCAAAGTTTTCCAGCCATTGAGACAACTCTACTAGCCGATATGGCAAAAACAGGCGGTTCATTTATTTTTCCAATCGCAGCAATGGCGAATGTCGCGCAGGGGGCAGCAACGTTTGCAATCTTCTTTATTACAAAGAATAAAAAGCAAAAAGCATTGGCTTCATCTGCAGGCTTTTCAGCAATGTTAGGTATAACTGAACCAGCAATGTTTGGGGTTAATCTTAAATTAAAATTCCCCTTCTTTATTGGTTTAATCGCAGCAGGGATAGCTTCAGCAGTGATTGGTTTCTTACACGTTTTAGCAGTTTCAATGGGGCCAGCGGGTGTCATTGGCTTTATCGCAATTAAGCCATCTTCAATCCCTGCTTTTATGTTAGGGATAGCGATTAGTTTTATAATCGCATTTACTACAACATATTTTTATGGACGAAAAAAAATGGTTGAAGAAAACATTACAAGTGCTGAAGAAGCATAA
- the scrK gene encoding fructokinase ScrK, protein MSEKLLGSIEAGGTKFVCAVGNFEYEVVETVQFPTTTPMETLQKAIDFFRKFDVAAIGIGSFGPIDIHVHSATFGHVLSTPKKGWADFDFVGTLKKTIDVPTVFTTDVNSSAYGEYIKGAAREADSVLYFTIGTGIGGGAIQSGEFIGGINHAEMGHALVKRHPRDSGFKGVCPFHGDCLEGMAAGPSIEARTGIKGEKIPIEDDVWDTQAYYIAQAAYSATLTLAPEKIIFGGGVMSRPHMIELVRKNFVMINNHYVKTPPIEEYLITTGIRDNGAATLGNFALALKEFIKN, encoded by the coding sequence ATGAGTGAAAAACTATTAGGTAGTATTGAAGCTGGTGGTACAAAATTTGTGTGTGCGGTGGGTAATTTTGAATATGAAGTAGTTGAGACTGTTCAATTTCCAACCACAACACCAATGGAAACATTACAAAAAGCAATTGATTTTTTTCGGAAATTTGATGTGGCCGCAATTGGAATTGGCTCTTTTGGTCCAATCGATATCCATGTTCATTCAGCAACATTTGGGCATGTGTTATCAACACCAAAGAAGGGTTGGGCAGATTTTGATTTTGTTGGAACATTAAAAAAAACAATTGATGTGCCTACTGTTTTCACAACAGATGTGAATTCATCTGCTTATGGTGAGTATATTAAAGGTGCAGCACGTGAAGCGGATTCAGTGCTATACTTTACAATTGGAACGGGTATTGGTGGTGGTGCAATTCAATCAGGTGAATTTATTGGTGGAATTAACCATGCTGAAATGGGTCACGCGCTTGTCAAAAGGCATCCAAGAGATAGTGGTTTTAAAGGTGTTTGCCCTTTCCATGGTGATTGTTTAGAGGGAATGGCAGCAGGTCCATCAATCGAGGCTAGAACAGGGATTAAAGGTGAAAAAATTCCAATTGAAGACGATGTATGGGATACACAAGCCTATTATATTGCACAAGCAGCTTATTCGGCGACATTGACATTAGCCCCTGAAAAAATTATTTTTGGTGGAGGTGTTATGAGTAGACCCCATATGATTGAGTTGGTTAGAAAAAATTTCGTAATGATTAATAATCATTATGTAAAAACGCCACCTATTGAAGAGTATCTTATTACAACGGGTATTAGAGATAATGGTGCGGCAACGTTAGGTAATTTTGCATTAGCATTAAAAGAGTTCATTAAAAATTAA
- a CDS encoding alpha-glucosidase: MTDKWWKDAVIYQIYPKSFNDTNGDGIGDIAGIKEKLPYLQNLGIDAIWISPMYLSPQVDNGYDITDYRLIDPMFGTNEEMYELIELAHEKGMRVIMDFVGNHTSDKCLWFEESRKSKDNFFSDFYIWKDAKEDSSAPNNWGSSFGGSAWTWDETRQQYYLHYYAAEQPDLNWENETVRSYIYDMLRFWKGKGVDGWRMDVITSISKNQDFPDNDRPLTTKNQQNGPRMHEFIHEMNQEVLTPFEMMTVGESPAAKSHDAHLLVAPERQELDMIFTFEHMHVDRVPNDINGRWAHQALDLIMLKRVLSSWQEELRNKGWNALYFENHDRARVISRWGNDKEYRYECATAFATVLHGLQGTPYIYQGEEIGMTNPEFSLEEYQDIELVGNYRQFVKERQTMTHAEFLKAVHKLSRDNARTPMQWDNSKNAGFTTATPWFKVNPNYKTINVDQDLKQKKSIFNYYKALITLRHDYSILKNGTYELLLPSHKELFIYKRVEGERAWLIVVNMSETIQSIAQVTDFITEKHTFILVNYQNRKALDGDIQPYEAIIIEQWEKKYE; the protein is encoded by the coding sequence ATGACGGACAAATGGTGGAAAGATGCTGTAATTTATCAAATATATCCAAAGAGCTTCAATGACACGAATGGCGATGGTATTGGTGATATTGCGGGCATCAAAGAAAAATTGCCTTATTTGCAGAATTTAGGAATCGACGCTATTTGGATAAGTCCAATGTATTTATCGCCACAAGTAGACAATGGTTACGATATTACTGACTATCGTTTGATTGATCCGATGTTTGGTACGAATGAAGAGATGTATGAATTGATTGAGTTAGCGCATGAAAAAGGTATGAGAGTTATTATGGATTTTGTTGGCAATCACACGTCAGATAAATGTCTGTGGTTTGAAGAAAGCCGTAAAAGCAAAGATAATTTTTTTAGTGATTTTTATATTTGGAAAGATGCTAAAGAAGATAGCAGTGCACCAAATAATTGGGGCAGTTCATTTGGTGGGTCAGCATGGACTTGGGATGAAACGCGTCAACAATATTACCTTCATTACTACGCAGCAGAGCAACCAGATTTAAATTGGGAAAATGAAACTGTTCGTTCCTATATTTATGACATGCTACGTTTTTGGAAAGGTAAAGGTGTTGATGGTTGGAGAATGGATGTCATCACATCTATTTCTAAAAATCAAGATTTTCCTGATAATGATAGGCCACTTACAACAAAAAATCAGCAAAATGGACCTCGTATGCATGAATTTATCCATGAAATGAATCAAGAGGTATTAACACCTTTTGAAATGATGACTGTCGGTGAAAGTCCAGCAGCCAAATCACATGATGCGCATTTATTAGTAGCACCAGAGCGTCAAGAACTTGATATGATTTTTACTTTTGAACATATGCATGTTGATCGTGTGCCAAATGATATAAATGGTCGTTGGGCGCATCAAGCATTAGATTTGATCATGTTAAAACGTGTGTTGAGCAGTTGGCAAGAAGAGTTACGAAATAAAGGGTGGAATGCTTTGTATTTTGAAAATCATGACCGTGCACGTGTTATTTCACGTTGGGGTAATGATAAAGAATACCGCTACGAATGCGCCACAGCCTTTGCCACTGTTTTGCATGGTTTACAAGGAACGCCTTATATTTATCAAGGAGAAGAAATTGGTATGACAAATCCTGAATTTTCATTGGAAGAGTATCAGGATATCGAGTTAGTTGGTAATTATCGTCAATTTGTTAAAGAACGACAAACAATGACGCATGCTGAATTTTTAAAAGCTGTCCATAAACTCTCACGAGATAACGCTCGGACGCCAATGCAATGGGATAACTCAAAAAATGCGGGTTTTACGACTGCTACTCCATGGTTTAAAGTTAATCCAAACTATAAGACGATTAATGTAGACCAAGATTTAAAACAAAAAAAATCTATATTTAACTATTATAAAGCTTTAATCACATTACGACATGATTACTCTATCTTAAAAAATGGTACTTATGAGCTCTTACTACCTTCGCATAAAGAATTATTTATCTATAAACGTGTCGAAGGTGAACGTGCATGGTTGATTGTCGTTAATATGAGTGAAACGATACAATCAATCGCTCAGGTTACTGATTTTATCACAGAAAAACACACGTTTATTTTAGTGAATTACCAAAATCGTAAAGCGCTCGACGGTGATATCCAACCGTATGAAGCTATTATTATTGAACAATGGGAGAAAAAATATGAGTGA
- a CDS encoding FadR/GntR family transcriptional regulator produces MTEEIKKTRQPLAQVVANNLEELIKSQKYNIGDKLPNEFELATELNVGRGTIREAIKLMAARNIVEIRRGTGTFVSEAPGISEDPLGLSFIADKKKLSQDLMEMRSIIEPEIARLAAEHATVSEIEQMEALCLAIENLIQNDCNHEELDIELHTLIAKSSRNLVVPSLIPIIQTAISLFIDLTNRHLKDETIKTHAAIVSAIKQGDGTEAKKQMAAHLQYNKTALHIE; encoded by the coding sequence ATGACTGAAGAAATAAAAAAAACAAGACAACCTTTAGCGCAGGTAGTTGCTAACAATTTAGAAGAATTAATTAAAAGTCAAAAATACAACATTGGCGATAAATTACCTAATGAGTTCGAGTTAGCGACAGAACTTAATGTAGGGCGTGGGACTATTCGTGAGGCTATTAAGCTTATGGCTGCGCGTAATATCGTAGAAATTCGTCGAGGTACAGGAACATTTGTATCTGAAGCACCTGGTATTTCGGAGGATCCTTTGGGGTTAAGTTTTATTGCGGATAAGAAAAAACTGAGCCAAGATTTGATGGAAATGAGAAGTATAATTGAGCCTGAAATTGCACGATTGGCAGCTGAACATGCAACAGTCTCAGAAATTGAACAGATGGAGGCTCTATGTCTTGCAATTGAAAATTTAATTCAAAATGACTGCAATCATGAAGAATTAGATATTGAGTTGCATACGCTAATTGCTAAATCAAGTCGGAATTTAGTGGTACCATCACTAATACCGATTATTCAAACAGCAATCTCATTGTTTATTGATTTAACTAATCGTCATTTGAAAGACGAAACAATAAAAACCCATGCTGCAATTGTTTCGGCGATTAAACAAGGTGATGGTACAGAAGCAAAAAAACAAATGGCAGCTCATTTACAATACAATAAAACAGCGCTTCACATTGAATAA